The region gatccaccaagagggtgccccacacttggaagatctggcgcaccactcgggagttgagcgaccactcgtgaggttgcatgatcctgctcaacctgtggccagactgttgtttacgcctgctaggtatgtggcttggagcaccatgccgtgacggcgagcccagagccacatgctgacggcttcctgacacagggggcgagatccggtgcccccctgcttgttgatgtaatacatggcaacctggttgtctgtctgaatttggataatttggtgggacaaccgatctctgaaagccttcagagcattccagaccgctcgtaactccaggagattgatctgcagatcgcgttcctggagggaccagcttccttgggtgtgaagcccatcgacatgagctccccaccgtagtcagcactttttgtggctgaggaatttggaaaagacgtcccagagtcaaattggaccaaatcgtccaccaatacaggaatttgagaaaactcgtggacaggtggatcacatcttctagatccccagcagcctgaaaccactgggaagctagggtccattgagcagatctcatgagaaggcgggccatgggagtcacatgaactgtggaggccatgtggcccagcaatctcaacatctgccgagctgtgatctgctgggacgctcgcacctgcgagacaagggacaacaagttgttggctctcgcctctgggagataggcacgagccgtccgagaatccagcagagctcctatgaattcgagtctctgcagtgggagaagatgggactttggataatttatcacaaaccccagtagctccaggaggcgaatagtcatctgcatggactgtagagctcctgcctcggatgtgttcttcaccagccaatcgtcgagatatgggaacatgtgtacccccagcctgcgaagtgccgctgctactacagccaagcacttcgtgaacactctgggcgcagaggcgagcccaaagggtagcacacagtactggaagtgacgtgtgcccagctgaaatcgcagatactgtctgtgagctggcagtatcgggatgtgcgtgtaggcgtccttcaagtccagagagcatagccaatcgttttcctgaatcatggggagaagggtgcccagggaaagcatcctgaacttttccttgaccagatatttgttcagggcccttaggtctaggatgggacgcatcccccctgttttcttttccacaaggaagtacctggaatagaatcccagcccttcctgcccggatggcacgggctcgaccgcattggcgctgagaagtgcggagagttcctctgcaagtacctgcttgtgttggaagctgtaagactgagctcccagtggccaatttggaggtttggaggccaaattgagggtgtatccttgccagactatttgaagaacccactgatcgtaggttatgagaggccacctttggtgaaaaactttcaacctccctccgaccggcaggtcgcctggcactgacacttggatgtcggttatgctctgctggagccagtcaaaagcttgtcccttgcttttgttggGGAGCCGAGggaccttgctgaggcgcacgctgctgacgagagcgagcgcgctggggcttagcctgtaccgcaggctgtcgagaaggaggattgtacctacgcttaccagaagagtagggaacagtcttccttcccccatagaaacgtctacctgtagaggtagaagctgaaggttgccggcgggagaacttgtcgaaagcggtatcccgctggtggagctgctctaccacctgttcgaccttctctccaaaaatattatccgcatggcaaggcgagtccgcaatccgctgctggatcctattctccaggtcggaggcacgcagccatgagagtctgcgcatcaccacaccttgagcagcggccctggaagcaacatcaaaggtgtcgtacacccctctggccaggaattttctgcacgccttcagctgcctgaccacctcctgaaatggcttggcttgctcaggagggagcttatccaccaagcccgccagctgccgcacattattccgcatatgtatgctcgtgtagagctggtaggactggattttggccacgagcatagaagaatggtaggccttcctcccaaaggagtctaaggttctagagtccttgcccgggggcgccgaagcatgctccctagaactcttagccttctttagggccaaatccacaactccagagtcgtgaggcaactgagtgcgcatcagctctgggtccccatggatccggtactgggactcgatcttcttgggaatgtggggattacttaatggcttggtccagttcgccagcaatgtctttttgaggacatgatgcatgggtactgtggacgcttccttaggtggagaaggatagtccaggagctcaaacatttcagccctgggctcgtcctccacaaccaccgggaaggggatggctgtagacatctcctggacaaaggccgcaaaagacagactctcgggaggagaaagctgcctttcaggggagggagtgggatcagaaggaaggccctcagactcctcgtcagagaaatatctgatgtcctcctcctcttcccacgaggcctcaccatcggtatcagacacaagttcacggacctgtgtctgaagccgagcccggctcgactccgtggaaccacggccacggtgtgagcgacgagaggtagactcccgcgtccgcaccggcgaagctccctccaccgacgtcgtcggggagccttcctgggaggcgaccgcagtcggtaccgcacgcggcaccgatgtcggtgacctcaccccgggcaaggggccagccggcgcctcactcgacggtaccggtggcgcaagcacccccggtaccggaggggaagggcgcaacagctctcccagaatctctgggagaacggcccggagactctcgtgcagagcggctgtggagaaagacgtggaagccaatgcaggtgtcgatgtcagagtctgttccgggcgtggaggctgttccgggctgtccatagtggagcgcatcgacacctcttgaacagagggtgagcggtcctctcggtgctgatgcctactgggtgccgactccctcggcgacccagagctgtcggtaccgatgcgggaaggagacctgtgtcgatgcttcttcgactttttgggacgaagcatgtcaccggagcttcccggcaccgacgaggaggacgtagaatccagccgtcgcttcctcggggccgaggccgaagaaggtcggtctcggggggggggggggggctgtaccgcaggagccctcagggtagggggagacccacccgaaggctcaccgccaccagcaggggaatggacagccctcacctgcactccagtcgaagcaccactgtccgacgacatcagcagaagtggaggtcccggtaccaccgacgccgacgcagccttccgatgtctcagccccgatgcagagggtcgatgcctcgatgcactcgatgcagtcgcggccgaggacggagatctggacgctgtcgacgtcgatgcactcgatactcccagtgccgatgccgacaaagagcccaagaacaaaactttccactgggccaatctcgctacctgagtccgcttttgtaaaagggcgcacagactacaggcctgcgggcggtgcccagcccccagacactgaagacacaacgcgtgcctgtcagtgagcgacagtacccgggtgcactgggtacacttcttgaagccgctgggagacttcgatgacatgggcggaaaaatcacgccggcgaaatcaaaactcgtaattgcggtaggcaccaaaaagagggggagaaaaaaattcaacccgaggcctcaaaagggcctaccccgaagacgaaaagaaacttaatggggcaaaaactgaaaatagaggaaagggaaaaagaccgaaaaggtcttcttccgaaatcctttttttttttttttcgtagcgaaaagtcaaaagatgcgtgaggtcaacttaaggggcgcgaacggcgtaacacgaccgtaccgagcgcggacaaaagaagactggccggcacgagccggtttcgggcgggaagacggccgcgcatgcgcggtgcgcatcggcgcgcaagggctagcaaaggcttttgctagtgaagattccgattggaggggctgccgtggacgtcacccatcagtgagaacaagcagcctgcttgtcctcggagaatattatAATTTAAATGTGTAGCTCTCCAATCTaaacatgagcatttacaccagctctatggttggcCTAAGGGCTCATGCGTATTTACCAGGCTATGCTAGTAATttctaaagaaaagtaggtacctactttttttttttaatggaatcaGAGCTAAATAAGTGTGTTCATggcatctttatagaattacccttacaGAGTTAACATGAGCTAACAGACACTAATCACTTTTCAAACTCTAAATCACCTTTTGGTATAATAGACTTTGAGGTAATTTTTGGTGATGCTCATGTCCTGAACTGCTGTGTAAGGCAGAACACTGCAGCAGTAAGGGCAATGCACTGGTGAGACAAAAGCTGAAAGCTTAGATCCTGGCAGCCTTTCCCACAAGTCTCACTGGCAGCCTGTACAAATTCATTGTAGGTGCAAACAACAGCTTTGAGATCTGAGAGAACCTCGGCCTGCCTGCTCATGCAGCAGCCACAGTCTACGAACTGGAAGCATGCTCTGGTCAGCTGAAGCAGGTTCTGGAAGGTCTCCTGGACTGTGTCTTGCATCAGTTCAGGGGACTGCTTCCTGCTGATAACCTTCTGACAACTGGATATCAGCTTCCGAGATTCAGCGCACAGTGTATATTtctcttcagaaaactgcaatgcACATTTGTCCTGCAGATGCTTCAATCCATTGCCTGAAAATTcctctataattttttttaacgcTTGTATATTATCTTGTAACTGGTTAAAATCAGCTGGCAGGTTAAATGTTCTATCCTGTAACTGACTCAGAGCTTTGAAGTGGGTTTCTGATCTCGTAACACTTTCATCTGCCTGCAATTCAGAGTTCATATTGGGACTGTGCAGGCTGAAAGGGCTCAAGTTAATGGATGATAAGCTTACTGAAGAAGGTGGAACTGTCATTGGTAGTGACGGTGATATATTTTCTTCAGAATTTACATTTTCACCATCTACCTCTGCGTCAAGGCCACGGAAACAGGTAGCATAAGACAAATGACAACTGCACTTCTCCACCCTCTCTTTTGGAACCGTTACGCTTTTAATGCTTGTAAAATCCAAAGAGCTGTCCATACTGTTGCTTGCAGAACTATTTTTGTCTCTATTATGATTGAAGCAGAAGAATGACTGTTTAGAATGAACTGAAGGATCTTCTCTTGTGGCTCCTGAAATATTACTATGGTGCAAAAAACGGTGTAATAGTTCCAAGAGAGGCTGCTGATTTCTCTGTAGTGTCCTCTCTTGTTTCGACAGAGGAGTAGTGTGTAACCAAACCTGGTCATCATTAAACTCTACACGCAGAGACGATGTATCCTTTACAATTTGGCTATTAGGGGACTCTGGAGGATTATACATGTTCTGAAAAGATTCTGAGCTTATGGGCAAATACTGGCCGTCAACTTCAGGTAGAGCTTCACCCAAAACCAGGACATCAGAGTCAGTGCTTTCCAAGAGAGGCTCTCCTTCACCTCTTTGCACTGAACCTGTTTGCTGACTGTTAAAATATGATgctttgtgacttttattttctttaagtGCAGACATCATGGAAAAGCAAGCAAGTATGCCAGAAATACTGTTTACATCAAAACGCAACTCAGTATTAGAGAAACCAGGGTATTTCTTACCCTCAGCCTCTCTAGAAGATTCATCATGTAGGTTTTTGCAGCCTCTTTCTTGAAATAAAGCGTTACCACCTTTGTTTATAATACGTTGTTCTGTTTTTTCTGTTTCAACAGAAGTCACTCCTTGCTCACTCTGTTTGCTCTCAGGTATAGAGGAAGCTGCTTCTGGATACACTAACTGTCTGCTTCTACCCTGGGTCACTGGAACAAAAGACACTTCAACACAAGGACTTAAAACCTCTGTCTGACTTACATTATCAAGTATGTGATAGAACTCTGGTCCATCTTGTGCTTTCGCATTACGTGTTctattttccctccttttctgttcattttttaCTATACTCATCATGGAGTTATCGGTTTCACAAAGTGGATGACTGTGTTGAGAAatattcctcctatttatttcaaCCTGTTCTTTCTGACTGTTCGAAGTGATACTTTCCAGCCATGACGTTACTTCAGAACAACTTCTTCGCCTCTTTTGGTCTGACAGACACAGAGGATTACAAAGATTTTTGTTGTCCTCGACATCAGCTTCATAATAAGAGGCTGGCTTACTTTCTTGTTGACCGGTGACACGGACAGCTGTAATTGAATGAACAACAGCATCAGTCACTGATTTGGTTTCCATGGTGTCGGGCTCCATTTCCATCAAGCTGGAGGTagagtttttatttttggtttcttTCCAGTGTGTGGGGTGGGCGAGTGGTTTGGTTTCCAGGAGTGCAGGCTCTCCCTCAGTGCTTTGCAAGGAAGAAATGGTTGGAGAGTAAGAGCGTGAGGACAAGCAGGGCTCTTTTTCAATGGTAACTAAAGAGCAGGAGGGTGAAAAGGGAAATGTAACCTGCGAGGTATAGTTTGTCTGTAAGAAAGATCTTCGCTTTCTTAGGCTTTTTGCAGGACTTTCTgtctcttttcctctttctggTTCTTCTTCTTCGCTTTGACTTGCCATGTAATTGTTTATAGAATTAAAGCAGTGGGTATCATTCAGATAAGAGAATTTACTTGCATGCTCCATAGAGACACCCTTAGAACCTAtagaaaaaaagggtaaaaagatataaaatatataattaaagcagcataaataaataacagcactAAATAAAAGGAGTATGACCAACCAACGAATTCCAACCTGTGCTGTAAATATGATCTTACCACATACTCAAAGGattttgtttggccatttttactTTTCATTTCATCAAACCATTTGAGAAGCACTTATCAAATGTCTTACATTTCTGATATGGACAAGTCTTACCATGTCTACTGTAAGAATCCAAAACCTTGGAAAACATGCACTACATAACAAATGTCAATCAGGTATGCTCCAGCTATAGAAAGTGGCTTTATTGTGTTCagctcagaaatctgtccagttccttacaaatcacAATATGGAGAGAAGAAATAAGCCTATGTATTACACATCATcattaacatggaggggcattttcgatatgacgtgtaaatacgattttggacgttttgctaaaaacatccaaaaatcaagtagtgaaaatgaccattttcaaaccataacaacatctatcttttttctttgaaaactgaccatttcctaaatgttgttgtgcttagtacatctatctttttggaccattaaaaaaataaaagtccaagtgaaaaactcacaaaatcaagccattgggacgtaggagggaCCAGcgttcctagtagactggccacaaagacatcccagcagaacagtggggcgggcattctagggggcactgtagtggacttcacataaaaggtcacaggtacacatctcactattattcccttatattgtatggtgaacccttcaaaacctaagaaaaatctactgtacccaactatataccactacaataggccttatgcctgcaggtgtcacctatatgtgcgtACAGTAGGtttagtttttttggggggtggggggctgacagtttccactacaagtgtaatagAATGGATTATGGgcttgggtcaccttctctacagtgcacagcacccaccacTAGGCTGTTCCAggaacctgtttgctgctctagtaggactggccataacatctgaagctgtcatagaggctggtatgtaccgtTTCATTTACATTTCgcagggtgggaggggatgaGTGACCATTGAAGGAGTAAGGGGgcgtcattcctttattcctgcagtggtcatctggttatttaggacactttttgtgGCATATTCGTTAacaaaataggtctagaccaaaatgtccaacttatagccctggatgtttttgttttgttctattatgacagaaaaacatccaagtgttaggaacgcccagatccagcccttaccacacctctgacatgcccccttgtgatttgaactcacttctgatggacttcatagaaaaaaagtctaaaaattggttttgaaaataccagtttggacgtttttgtgataaaaatgtccaaatgcagatttatgccacttttaggacgttttttttcttttgaaaatgagcatcattGATTGCTTTGATCATGCTTCAACATGAGGAGCTGAAATATGCTTCCCACTTTTAGCTGTAATCACATGAAAAAGTGAAATATTGTATGGATACTATGCTACAGTTTGGAGGGTAGGATAAgcacttaggtgtccttttactacagtgtggcaaaaggtggcctatggtagtgtgggcacgtgtattTGGTGCGTGCCAggtcagtttttaccgcgtctgggaGAAAGGGCCGGAAAAAGGGCCCGtgataaaattaaaagtagcatgtgcctatttatggcctgaacccttaacaccatccattgatctagtggtaagggctaacACACTACATGTGCAGTGATCGGTTGGCACACACCAACTGACAAATAACGCCGGAAACGCAGCACAAGGTaggaaattaaaaacataatttgTCAGGGCATTATGGGTGaacaccaaatccaaaattaccaccaaggGGGCaaactagcctggcagtagtcttgttttggtgcatgctgcatgcgtatagagcctaccgtgcctttgtaaaagggccccttagttcttgGAATTGTGAGACACTTTTGTTCACTTATTTGAACACATTTGTTAGAATTAGAGATCCATGTCTTGTGAAATACTACTGCGAAACTAGTGCTGAAAAATTACCATGGCATGCTCAAAGTAAAGAGCATGCAAATTCATTCCGCATTACAATATGGCAGTATTTTTGCTGCTCAGTATAAAATaccaactttcctgtcagtgcctgagcggtGATTGACTCAGGCACTTGACAGGAAAGGTTGAAAATTAATGGCTCTAGAACATTATTTAACGAGTTCTATTACTGGTTCTTAAATATTGCTTTCCCTTCCGTCTCATTGTCTTGCAGTAGCCACTTCCTCAtccttattctttattttttctcctcccccctcttatttctctttatccagctacttatttattttaaacatttcattttaagttctttttttttttttttataaatttaaatCAATATTTCAAGAATTTACACTTGATCAAAAAAAGTGTTATAACAATCAAAcaataaatgtaatataataagACATATAtaatgtagatagaatgtatttggatacaggcagcagatgatgttttgtatattcctgagaatctagcatgtgatgtttttgttctttcctgagaaagtagcagaatagcaggtgatgtttgtacattcctgagcaggttcacgagctgttcatgtagagttgttcttgtaagcaatgcatgatcatggttgtgtaagcaaaatgtaaccaatagtaatgataatacatgtaatatccatgaatattcatagagtatataagaaggggattgactcccaaataaagagttttttgcccagacacacgagaggagagttattttgcaacatctggtgatccccgacgtgatcggtgaaaacgtgacgtacttactacgactggaacagtcagcgcgccattccttctacggaacactgtaagtatggggggaaatttaacatcatcacataaacaacatgcacaggagctatatactataacgcaaagatatggttcctcccgaaatccaataactcttaaagatatagagcgtttaattgaggaaatagtttgtcaatgtccctggtatccagagaagggatcattcgatcctcaaacatgggaaaagatagggcagcagtttcgtttagagcctagagtttcgactcctatattattgacttggagagagatatattctactatagtaattctctcttctggattgacaggcattactaacgaaaatatatccaacaaattgccaggcaagacctggtctcttttacctcccgcgactcttggacctacaccttctcctccttcttgtcggctggccaccgatatgggaagggaagagcaaaacaaaactcctgactttactactactacccctaataaaccaattgaaaatatccaaaacaacaacgctaatgatagcgttattattaccaaaacaccaaagagcgtagaacgacctagtttaattcaattaggtatacagcaagcacgaaaaaatggtgaattcatttggaacgatgatctatgggataattcggaacctaatcctaatttatacccagttactagaactacaacaatagaggcagggaacgaaacacatcatgcagaatggactgctct is a window of Microcaecilia unicolor chromosome 2, aMicUni1.1, whole genome shotgun sequence DNA encoding:
- the LOC115462064 gene encoding LOW QUALITY PROTEIN: FERM and PDZ domain-containing protein 1-like (The sequence of the model RefSeq protein was modified relative to this genomic sequence to represent the inferred CDS: inserted 2 bases in 1 codon), which codes for MVLLHRVQHLKPPETFDEMKGYESRGCSDSEESSEIDSSLDISSDIHLVKYNIKTLHEEEEAKLDEIDQDGKKSGEHNRGRDLFYSITNGTDSASEASDSINTEGRSCMISWSSDSMDALEEDDLEACSSSRPEFFHFYVPSLDEMHSEDKSVFYNEGEEEQRENEQAESDPFLCFLQASQRDESGTEQKDFSRCPGDTEXEENEPSPFSLDCRLYDSNVMEYYSLCSNVSPANSLDKDSSPDKYYFKNLLTELEGEKRWDVTETSEVDTLVLDPPPGFGDSSSEEEFFDAADRLTPTETASGSKGVSMEHASKFSYLNDTHCFNSINNYMASQSEEEEPERGKETESPAKSLRKRRSFLQTNYTSQVTFPFSPSCSLVTIEKEPCLSSRSYSPTISSLQSTEGEPALLETKPLAHPTHWKETKNKNSTSSLMEMEPDTMETKSVTDAVVHSITAVRVTGQQESKPASYYEADVEDNKNLCNPLCLSDQKRRRSCSEVTSWLESITSNSQKEQVEINRRNISQHSHPLCETDNSMMSIVKNEQKRRENRTRNAKAQDGPEFYHILDNVSQTEVLSPCVEVSFVPVTQGRSRQLVYPEAASSIPESKQSEQGVTSVETEKTEQRIINKGGNALFQERGCKNLHDESSREAEGKKYPGFSNTELRFDVNSISGILACFSMMSALKENKSHKASYFNSQQTGSVQRGEGEPLLESTDSDVLVLGEALPEVDGQYLPISSESFQNMYNPPESPNSQIVKDTSSLRVEFNDDQVWLHTTPLSKQERTLQRNQQPLLELLHRFLHHSNISGATREDPSVHSKQSFFCFNHNRDKNSSASNSMDSSLDFTSIKSVTVPKERVEKCSCHLSYATCFRGLDAEVDGENVNSEENISPSLPMTVPPSSVSLSSINLSPFSLHSPNMNSELQADESVTRSETHFKALSQLQDRTFNLPADFNQLQDNIQALKKIIEEFSGNGLKHLQDKCALQFSEEKYTLCAESRKLISSCQKVISRKQSPELMQDTVQETFQNLLQLTRACFQFVDCGCCMSRQAEVLSDLKAVVCTYNEFVQAASETCGKGCQDLSFQLLSHQCIALTAAVFCLTQQFRT